In Lycium ferocissimum isolate CSIRO_LF1 unplaced genomic scaffold, AGI_CSIRO_Lferr_CH_V1 ctg285, whole genome shotgun sequence, a single genomic region encodes these proteins:
- the LOC132043785 gene encoding uncharacterized protein LOC132043785 — MAVPTLISKLALFPQPKRTQFTTNSKFLISAKQRSQFSATIKSSSSQNMKNAATILGVTGIALATVMVGPATANASEIAVMGSSLQFNEPSNALSLPTWAIHVSSVVEWVTAMALVWQYGEKSGNASWKGLSWGMVPLLGGAFCACTWHFFYNSESLEVLVALQAALTVLGNATMCIAAFRIYRSQEQ; from the exons ATGGCAGTTCCTACCTTAATCTCAAAATTGGCCCTTTTTCCTCAACCAAAACGAACCCAATTCACTACTAATTCCAAATTTCTTATCTCTGCAAAACAAAGATCCCAATTTTCAGCAACAATTAAAAGCAGCtcatctcaaaacatgaaaaatgCAGCTACTATTTTGGGGGTCACTGGAATTGCTTTAGCTACAGTAATGGTAGGACCTGCTACTGCAAATGCTTCTGAAATAGCTGTAATGGGTTCTTCTTTACAATTCAATGAACCTTCTAATGCTCTCTCCTTACCTACTTGGGCTATTCATGTTTCCAGCGTTGTTGAATG GGTTACTGCAATGGCTCTGGTTTGGCAATATGGTGAGAAGTCTGGAAATGCTTCTTGGAAGGGACTCTCTTGGGGCATG GTGCCCCTGCTAGGTGGAGCATTTTGTGCCTGCACATGGCATTTCTTTTACAACTCCGAGTCCCTTGAG GTATTAGTTGCTTTACAAGCAGCTTTGACAGTTCTTGGTAATGCCACAATGTGCATCGCTGCATTCCGTATATACAGATCACAGGAGCAATAA